The following are encoded in a window of Prevotella melaninogenica genomic DNA:
- a CDS encoding glycosyltransferase family 9 protein → MKTPHILIIRFSAMGDIAMTVPIVYSLAKQYPDVRISVLSRPFAQPFFQHLAPNVDFMAADLKEEYKGFRGLNALYRRLVAKQFTAVADFHNVLRTRFLRLRFLLDGKAVAHINKHKQGKKLLCREENKVFIQQPTSFQNYADVLEALGYPIKPEFTSIFPVEGGDLQLLPNIIGVKQSSERWIGIAPFAAHAGKMYPQEKMELVVRKLTEKHPSWRIFLFGGGKQEIEILNQWAAQYPQCLCVANVLKGLEKELILMSHLDTMVSMDSANMHLASLAGTRVVSVWGATHPYCGFMGWQQKEEDAVQINTLSCRPCSVFGNKPCHRGDFACMNNILPEEIIQRIEEGLL, encoded by the coding sequence ATGAAAACCCCACATATTCTTATCATCCGATTCTCTGCTATGGGCGACATTGCTATGACAGTTCCCATCGTTTATTCGCTTGCAAAGCAGTATCCAGATGTGAGAATAAGTGTGCTTTCTCGTCCTTTTGCACAGCCATTCTTTCAGCATTTGGCACCAAATGTCGACTTTATGGCTGCCGATTTGAAAGAAGAATATAAAGGTTTTAGAGGATTAAACGCACTTTACCGTCGGTTGGTAGCAAAGCAATTTACAGCTGTAGCCGATTTCCATAACGTACTCCGAACCCGTTTCCTTCGCTTACGTTTCCTTCTCGATGGCAAAGCTGTGGCACATATCAATAAGCATAAGCAAGGAAAGAAGCTACTCTGTCGGGAAGAAAATAAGGTTTTCATACAGCAGCCTACCTCTTTTCAAAACTATGCTGACGTACTCGAAGCATTAGGCTATCCTATTAAACCTGAATTTACGAGTATCTTCCCAGTTGAAGGTGGCGACTTACAGCTTCTCCCTAATATAATAGGTGTAAAGCAATCATCGGAACGATGGATAGGTATAGCACCTTTTGCAGCCCATGCAGGTAAGATGTATCCACAGGAAAAAATGGAACTTGTAGTGCGAAAACTAACTGAGAAACATCCTTCTTGGCGTATCTTCCTCTTTGGTGGTGGTAAACAAGAAATAGAAATATTGAACCAATGGGCAGCACAATATCCACAATGTCTTTGCGTTGCTAACGTCCTTAAAGGACTCGAAAAGGAACTCATCCTTATGAGTCATCTCGACACTATGGTTTCAATGGATAGTGCTAATATGCACCTTGCTTCCCTCGCTGGTACACGAGTGGTTAGTGTATGGGGTGCAACCCATCCTTATTGTGGATTTATGGGTTGGCAACAGAAGGAAGAAGATGCTGTTCAAATCAATACACTCTCTTGCCGTCCTTGCTCTGTCTTTGGTAACAAACCCTGCCATCGAGGTGACTTCGCTTGTATGAATAATATTCTTCCAGAAGAGATTATTCAGCGTATTGAAGAGGGATTGCTGTAG
- a CDS encoding DUF4254 domain-containing protein, protein MSFTKHCNEIFNQAIRDYHITDNVDTPINNPYDRDSIENRLYLKCWIDTVQWHFEDLIRDPHINPDEGMSLKHRIDRSNQDRTDLVEQIDSYFRQLYSDVSPLPDATINTESPAWAVDRLSILALKIYHMKEQTERKDASAEHIEKCKSKLNILLEQQKDLSLAIDQLLDDIEHGRKYMKVYRQMKMYNDPATNPILYNKK, encoded by the coding sequence ATGTCATTTACAAAACATTGTAACGAGATTTTCAATCAGGCAATCCGTGATTATCATATTACGGACAATGTAGATACGCCGATTAATAACCCTTACGACAGAGATTCCATTGAAAACCGTCTCTATCTGAAATGCTGGATTGACACAGTACAGTGGCACTTCGAGGACCTTATCCGCGACCCACATATCAACCCAGACGAAGGAATGAGTCTCAAGCATCGTATTGACCGCTCTAACCAGGACCGTACAGACCTTGTTGAGCAGATTGACTCGTATTTCCGTCAACTCTACTCTGACGTAAGTCCACTCCCAGATGCAACTATCAATACCGAGAGTCCAGCATGGGCAGTTGACCGTTTGTCTATCCTTGCATTGAAAATTTATCACATGAAGGAGCAGACTGAGCGCAAGGATGCTTCAGCTGAGCACATTGAGAAATGTAAGTCTAAGCTGAATATCCTCCTCGAACAACAAAAGGATCTCAGTCTTGCCATCGACCAATTGCTCGATGACATTGAGCATGGCCGTAAGTACATGAAGGTTTATCGTCAGATGAAAATGTACAACGACCCTGCAACCAATCCGATTCTTTACAACAAGAAATAA
- a CDS encoding acyl carrier protein, protein MSEIESKVKAIIVEKLGVDEAEVKPEASFTNDLGADSLDTVELIMEFEKEFGISIPDDKAEKISTVGDAISYIEENAK, encoded by the coding sequence ATGTCAGAAATTGAATCAAAAGTAAAGGCTATTATCGTAGAGAAGCTCGGCGTTGATGAGGCTGAGGTAAAACCAGAGGCAAGTTTCACAAACGACCTCGGTGCTGACTCTTTGGATACAGTAGAGCTCATCATGGAGTTCGAGAAGGAGTTCGGTATTTCTATTCCAGACGATAAGGCTGAGAAGATCTCTACAGTAGGCGACGCTATCTCTTACATCGAGGAGAACGCTAAGTAA
- the fabF gene encoding beta-ketoacyl-ACP synthase II: MELKRVVVTGLGAVTPLGNTPEETWQNMLAGKSGAAPITHFDTTQFKTKFACEVKDLNINDYIDRKEARKLDRYTQLAMISAMQGVKDANIDLEKVDKNRVGVIYGVGIGGIKTFEDEVSYYAQHPENGPKFNPFFIPKMIADIASGQISMLYGFHGPNYTTTSACASSTNALASAFNQIRLGKADIIVSGGAEAAICACGVGGFNAMHALSTRNDDPEHASRPFSASRDGFVMGEGAGCLILEELEHAKARGAKIYAEMVGEGESADAHHITASHPEGLGAKLVMKAALEDAGLKPEDIDYINVHGTSTPVGDISEAKAIKALFGDAAYKLNISSTKSMTGHLLGAAGAVEALACVMSVKEDIVPPTINHEEDDKDPELDYNLNFTFNKAQKREVRAALSNTFGFGGHNACVVFKKYAE; encoded by the coding sequence ATGGAATTAAAAAGAGTAGTTGTAACAGGTCTTGGCGCCGTTACTCCATTGGGTAACACTCCAGAGGAGACTTGGCAGAACATGCTGGCAGGTAAGAGTGGTGCTGCTCCTATTACACATTTCGATACAACCCAGTTCAAGACGAAGTTTGCTTGTGAGGTAAAAGACCTTAACATCAATGATTACATTGACCGTAAGGAGGCTCGTAAGCTCGACCGTTACACTCAGTTGGCTATGATTAGTGCTATGCAGGGTGTTAAGGACGCTAACATCGACTTAGAGAAGGTTGACAAGAACCGCGTAGGTGTAATCTACGGTGTAGGTATTGGTGGTATCAAGACATTCGAAGATGAGGTGAGTTATTACGCACAGCATCCAGAGAATGGTCCTAAGTTCAATCCTTTCTTCATTCCGAAGATGATTGCAGATATCGCTTCTGGACAGATTAGTATGCTGTATGGATTCCACGGTCCTAACTATACAACAACATCTGCTTGTGCTTCTTCAACTAACGCTTTGGCTTCAGCATTCAACCAGATTCGTCTTGGTAAGGCTGATATCATCGTTAGTGGTGGTGCTGAGGCTGCTATTTGCGCTTGTGGTGTAGGTGGTTTCAATGCTATGCATGCACTTTCTACACGCAATGATGATCCAGAGCACGCTTCACGTCCATTCTCTGCAAGCCGCGATGGCTTCGTAATGGGTGAGGGTGCTGGTTGTCTTATCCTTGAGGAGTTAGAGCATGCAAAGGCTCGTGGTGCTAAGATTTACGCAGAGATGGTTGGTGAAGGCGAGTCAGCTGACGCTCATCATATCACTGCTTCTCACCCAGAGGGTCTTGGTGCTAAGCTCGTTATGAAGGCAGCACTTGAGGATGCAGGTTTGAAGCCAGAGGATATCGACTATATCAACGTTCACGGTACATCAACTCCTGTAGGTGATATTTCAGAGGCAAAGGCTATCAAGGCTTTGTTTGGTGATGCTGCTTACAAGTTGAATATCTCTTCTACAAAGAGTATGACAGGTCACCTCCTCGGTGCAGCTGGTGCTGTAGAGGCTTTGGCTTGTGTCATGTCAGTGAAGGAAGATATCGTTCCTCCAACTATCAACCATGAGGAAGATGATAAGGATCCTGAATTGGATTACAACTTGAACTTTACGTTCAACAAGGCACAGAAACGTGAGGTACGTGCTGCACTTAGCAACACCTTCGGTTTCGGTGGTCACAATGCTTGTGTTGTATTCAAGAAGTATGCTGAATAA
- the rnc gene encoding ribonuclease III, protein MLNNIIDRVKLPFRKEKELYLSLYQIIGIIPHDISYYKTALLHKSVARRNAKGKPVNNERLEFLGDAILDAIVGDIVYEHFPGKREGFLTNTRSKIVQRDTLNRLAKEMGICQLILSNGQTSSHNSYLGGNAFEALVGALYLDHGYNACMKFMKQQVLGKLINIDKVAYKEVNFKSKLIEWSQKNKVNMEFKLIENQKDKQGSPTFHFQVIMEGIPCGEGHGYSKKESQQEASKLTLQRLRREPQFIDEVFAAKANRTKMEEEPVLNVPETSQDMNFIEGSEPKVEKHENPFQTEVFDEKSSAADEVKEELTDSSVEEEKKANNEDFDLSDISHSKSIDREAIIAAAEAEAFEN, encoded by the coding sequence ATGCTGAATAATATAATTGATAGAGTAAAGCTCCCTTTCCGCAAGGAGAAGGAGCTTTATTTGTCTTTGTACCAAATTATCGGCATTATTCCTCACGATATCAGTTATTATAAGACTGCACTCTTGCACAAGAGCGTAGCGCGTCGTAACGCAAAGGGTAAGCCAGTAAACAATGAACGCCTTGAGTTTCTTGGTGATGCTATTCTCGATGCCATTGTCGGTGACATCGTTTATGAGCACTTCCCAGGCAAGCGTGAAGGTTTCCTGACCAACACTCGTTCAAAGATAGTACAACGCGATACGCTAAACCGCCTGGCAAAAGAGATGGGAATCTGTCAGTTGATTCTCTCTAACGGGCAGACGTCTTCGCATAACAGTTATTTAGGTGGTAATGCTTTTGAGGCACTCGTAGGCGCTCTCTATCTTGATCATGGCTACAATGCTTGTATGAAGTTTATGAAGCAACAAGTCCTTGGGAAGCTTATCAATATTGATAAGGTTGCTTACAAGGAGGTGAACTTCAAGTCAAAACTCATCGAGTGGAGCCAGAAAAATAAGGTCAATATGGAGTTCAAGCTGATTGAAAACCAAAAGGATAAACAGGGTAGTCCCACTTTCCATTTCCAAGTGATTATGGAGGGTATTCCATGTGGAGAGGGACACGGTTATTCTAAGAAGGAAAGCCAGCAAGAGGCTTCCAAACTTACGCTCCAGCGTTTGCGTCGTGAGCCCCAGTTTATAGATGAGGTTTTTGCCGCCAAAGCCAACCGTACAAAGATGGAAGAAGAACCAGTGCTCAATGTTCCTGAGACTTCACAGGACATGAACTTCATTGAAGGTTCTGAACCAAAGGTTGAGAAACATGAGAATCCTTTCCAAACAGAGGTCTTTGATGAGAAATCATCGGCTGCTGATGAAGTGAAAGAAGAACTAACTGATTCCTCTGTTGAGGAAGAAAAGAAGGCTAACAATGAGGATTTTGACCTCTCTGATATTTCTCATTCTAAGTCTATTGACCGCGAAGCTATTATCGCTGCTGCTGAGGCAGAGGCTTTTGAAAATTAA
- a CDS encoding glycoside hydrolase family 71/99-like protein — protein MKLKSVFTFAAVSGLLFASCADSYEGAPKKTEGSQQATQVVPVAVTKSNTMQVYAHYMPWFETTTSNPKNEGKWGYHWTMKNCDPNKTDANGKRQIASHYYPQTGPYASGDDAVLDYQCLLMKYAGLDGVMVDWYGINSDNSIALHKSNTEALFRALKRAGLKMSVVYEDRTLEGATDKVGTVRQDLRYLAENFFKDDSYVKVEGRPLLLDFGPIQMESPKDWYRSFSILTTKPMFLVLEGKMGSVNNATYSDNAQGVYTWVNPNPNYAIAKDYKCFVGGAMPGFWDYYKEGEGGTGYQTYSAENGALFQRQLDAARQAGLKYLQISTWNDYGEGTSIEPTLEYGYKYLLMLQKFTGVSYQQADLELIYRWYQARVAQPNNAKVKEAYNALVQLKTAEAKALLDAINGKN, from the coding sequence ATGAAGTTGAAATCAGTATTTACATTTGCAGCTGTCTCAGGATTGCTTTTTGCGTCTTGTGCAGACAGCTATGAGGGTGCACCTAAGAAGACTGAAGGCAGTCAACAGGCTACTCAAGTCGTGCCTGTTGCCGTTACGAAGTCAAACACCATGCAGGTGTATGCACATTATATGCCTTGGTTTGAAACCACCACATCCAACCCTAAGAACGAAGGAAAGTGGGGTTATCACTGGACAATGAAGAACTGTGACCCTAATAAGACCGATGCTAACGGCAAAAGGCAGATAGCTTCACACTATTATCCACAGACGGGTCCTTACGCAAGTGGCGATGATGCTGTGTTGGATTATCAGTGTTTGCTGATGAAATATGCTGGCTTAGACGGTGTAATGGTCGACTGGTATGGCATTAATAGTGATAATTCAATCGCTTTACATAAGTCGAATACTGAAGCACTCTTCCGTGCCTTGAAGCGTGCAGGACTCAAGATGAGTGTCGTTTATGAAGACAGAACACTCGAAGGGGCGACAGATAAGGTTGGAACAGTACGTCAGGACCTCCGCTATTTAGCTGAGAACTTCTTTAAGGACGATAGTTATGTGAAGGTTGAGGGTCGTCCATTGTTATTAGACTTCGGTCCTATTCAGATGGAATCGCCAAAAGACTGGTATCGTAGTTTCTCTATCCTCACCACAAAACCAATGTTCCTTGTGTTGGAAGGAAAGATGGGCAGCGTTAATAATGCCACCTATTCAGACAATGCACAAGGTGTTTATACGTGGGTAAATCCTAATCCTAACTACGCAATAGCAAAGGATTATAAGTGCTTTGTAGGCGGTGCTATGCCTGGTTTCTGGGACTATTACAAAGAAGGTGAGGGCGGTACAGGCTATCAGACATACAGTGCTGAAAACGGAGCATTGTTCCAGCGACAGCTTGATGCAGCCCGACAGGCAGGTTTGAAGTATCTGCAAATAAGCACATGGAACGACTATGGCGAGGGAACTTCTATCGAACCAACATTAGAGTATGGATATAAATACCTCCTTATGTTGCAGAAGTTCACTGGCGTAAGTTATCAGCAAGCCGACTTAGAACTTATCTATCGCTGGTATCAAGCACGTGTTGCTCAACCTAATAATGCGAAGGTTAAGGAGGCTTATAATGCCCTTGTACAGCTGAAAACAGCTGAAGCAAAGGCACTATTAGACGCCATCAACGGTAAGAATTAG
- a CDS encoding glycoside hydrolase family 97 protein has product MKTERLKKLFLMLCFALLPMAMMAKQEATVSSPSGNLTLTAGVDNAGRPYYSLRRGGEVILLPSALGMKLKDGSLDSDFRVVAFARATKDETWRQPWGEEVDVRNHYNELIMKLAQKKGQQRQLNIVFRVFDNGMGFRYVFPEQKQLKDFVITDEATEFCFKGDPEAWTLPYDVGYYEGLWTKDHLSKKGKVCTPVTIEAKPDLYMMLHEANLTDYSSLNVKPVETKDGSVRLKAELVPWSNGDLVRAKAPFVSPWRMLSVENKVGGLITNRVMLNLNDPCKIKDTSWITTGKYVGVWWCYHMQTATWAIGPKHGATTENTKRYIDFAAQHGFKGVLVEGWNYGWENDWGKEGDKFNFTKAYPDYDFEGLQKYALSKGVSLIAHNETGGAAKNYENQLEEAFSLYEKMGIKAVKTGYVNNLMDDKEHQHSQYGVRHYRKVIEAAARHHIMVVNHEPAMPTGLQRIYPNLIASEGVRGQEWNAWDGNGGNPPYHLCVLPFTRQLAGPIDFTPGIFNLEGRVYPNTHPHTTLAKQLAEYVVIYTPWQMAADEIENYKDQPAFAFIEAMPSNWQKTVIPMAEIGKYIVTARKDRDSENWFVGGMGDENARDIKLKLDFLSPGTSYKAIIYKDGPDAEYDKNPYSMTIEQQVVNSETVLNLHLAKSGGFAIQLVCLK; this is encoded by the coding sequence ATGAAAACAGAACGTTTAAAAAAACTCTTTTTAATGCTGTGCTTTGCACTCCTTCCAATGGCAATGATGGCAAAGCAGGAAGCTACGGTAAGTTCACCTTCGGGCAATCTGACACTGACTGCGGGTGTTGATAATGCTGGACGACCTTATTATTCTTTGCGTCGTGGTGGGGAAGTAATCCTTCTCCCTTCAGCTTTGGGCATGAAACTGAAAGATGGAAGTCTTGATAGTGACTTCCGTGTTGTGGCTTTTGCAAGAGCTACAAAGGACGAAACGTGGCGCCAACCATGGGGAGAAGAAGTCGATGTGCGCAACCATTATAACGAACTTATTATGAAGTTGGCACAGAAGAAAGGACAGCAGCGACAGCTGAATATCGTCTTCCGTGTCTTTGACAATGGTATGGGCTTCCGTTATGTATTCCCAGAACAAAAGCAGTTGAAGGACTTTGTCATCACAGATGAGGCTACAGAGTTCTGCTTTAAGGGCGATCCAGAGGCATGGACATTGCCTTATGATGTTGGTTACTATGAGGGACTGTGGACAAAGGACCACTTGAGTAAGAAGGGAAAGGTATGCACCCCTGTTACTATCGAGGCGAAACCAGACCTTTATATGATGCTTCACGAGGCAAATCTGACAGACTATTCTTCGCTGAATGTTAAGCCTGTAGAGACAAAAGATGGTAGCGTAAGATTGAAGGCTGAGTTAGTTCCATGGTCAAATGGCGACTTGGTACGTGCAAAAGCTCCTTTCGTCAGTCCTTGGCGTATGTTGTCAGTGGAGAATAAGGTAGGTGGTTTGATTACAAACCGTGTCATGTTGAACCTCAACGACCCTTGTAAGATTAAGGATACATCATGGATTACAACAGGAAAGTATGTTGGTGTATGGTGGTGTTACCACATGCAGACAGCGACTTGGGCGATAGGTCCTAAGCATGGTGCCACAACCGAGAATACAAAACGCTACATCGACTTTGCTGCACAGCATGGTTTCAAGGGCGTATTAGTTGAAGGTTGGAACTATGGATGGGAAAACGACTGGGGTAAGGAAGGTGATAAATTCAACTTCACAAAGGCTTATCCTGATTATGACTTTGAGGGATTGCAGAAGTATGCACTGTCAAAGGGTGTCTCACTCATCGCTCACAACGAGACTGGTGGCGCTGCAAAGAACTATGAGAACCAGTTAGAAGAAGCCTTCTCTCTCTATGAGAAGATGGGCATCAAGGCTGTTAAGACGGGTTATGTCAATAATCTAATGGACGATAAGGAGCACCAGCACTCTCAATATGGTGTGCGTCACTATCGCAAGGTGATAGAGGCTGCAGCCCGCCACCACATTATGGTGGTTAATCATGAGCCTGCTATGCCAACTGGTTTACAGCGCATTTATCCAAACCTTATCGCCAGTGAGGGTGTAAGAGGACAAGAGTGGAATGCTTGGGATGGCAATGGTGGTAATCCTCCTTATCATCTTTGCGTACTTCCTTTCACTCGTCAGTTGGCTGGACCGATAGACTTTACACCAGGTATCTTTAACCTTGAAGGTAGGGTTTATCCTAATACGCATCCGCACACAACACTTGCTAAGCAGTTGGCTGAGTATGTTGTTATTTATACTCCATGGCAGATGGCAGCCGACGAAATCGAAAACTACAAGGATCAACCAGCCTTTGCTTTCATCGAGGCAATGCCTTCTAACTGGCAAAAGACTGTGATTCCTATGGCGGAGATAGGTAAGTATATCGTTACTGCGCGTAAGGATCGCGATAGTGAGAACTGGTTTGTTGGAGGTATGGGTGATGAGAATGCACGTGATATTAAGTTGAAACTCGACTTCCTTTCACCGGGTACAAGCTACAAGGCTATCATCTATAAGGATGGTCCAGATGCTGAATACGATAAGAATCCTTATTCTATGACGATCGAACAGCAGGTGGTTAATAGCGAAACTGTACTCAACTTGCACTTAGCTAAGAGTGGTGGTTTTGCTATTCAGTTGGTTTGTTTGAAGTAA
- a CDS encoding TonB-dependent receptor domain-containing protein, with protein sequence MKINRLIVTLGMMAIAITAHGQTSTISGVLLDSLTHEGEPYATIRVYKGKKSETPVAMSVTEKDGKFSQKVTGQGSYLVSFTSMGRKEILRKVQLTATGGIINLGNLLVQDDTKQLKDVEVVAQKPLVKMETDKMTYDVQSDNDVKTNTVLDMLRKVPMVTVDGQDNITVNGQGSFKVYVDGKPNVMFSSNPSQIFKAMPASAVKSIEVVTNPGAKYDAEGVGGVLNIIMNTGDGKSKAKMNGYNGSVALTLGNNGSRTTTFFSGQQGKLTYSANVMGAKFKSNGTETEMRRTSSDGSRMDYWQKGNTKINFTMANISLGYELDSVSNIGATFGLTGHTMKNDGHPTTTFSGGAYGTGFTYGNEMTMENKNMSFNGSVDYQRFFNKARTSSLTLSYLFTTSPAENNNRRIYDALPAGVSIPLTDLYSAAKMRGTEHTVQVDFTTPLGKGQTLSTGLKFISHRNSSDSKFYDITGGTEVYNAANSVNYKNTQSILAEYAEYSATMGKLGAKAGLRYEHTWEKVNFIVGSGADFKKNYGSLVPSASLSYNISGGVNLGLNYNMRISRPGISYLNPYIDRSNPTVLSYGNPNLSVEKSHNVSLVFNYFTPKFMMNMTLGEAFANNQIEQYSFMNGTVLNTTYGNIVRSRWTNFTTFMNYAVTPKTRIMLNGGVDYGDIRSEKLGEYNHGWQASAFLGVQQTFPWKINWSVFMGGLTKKYLLQGYNGGFNMFTSTLSKSFIKDKLNLSLMYFVPLTGKMHIKQYSHGANFENHMNITIPAQQVALTITWNFGNTKKQFQTHESKISNDFQEKKNDQQMNGVGMGAGTGM encoded by the coding sequence ATGAAAATTAATAGATTAATCGTTACTTTGGGTATGATGGCTATTGCCATAACCGCACATGGTCAGACCTCAACTATATCGGGTGTATTACTCGATTCTTTGACCCATGAGGGCGAACCATACGCCACTATCAGAGTCTACAAAGGTAAGAAAAGCGAAACACCAGTGGCTATGTCGGTGACAGAAAAGGACGGAAAGTTCTCTCAAAAGGTAACAGGACAGGGCAGTTATCTCGTTTCTTTTACTTCAATGGGACGTAAGGAAATTCTGCGTAAGGTACAACTTACGGCAACAGGTGGTATTATCAACCTTGGAAATCTCCTTGTACAAGACGATACAAAGCAGTTGAAAGATGTCGAGGTTGTGGCACAAAAGCCGCTGGTAAAGATGGAAACCGACAAGATGACCTACGATGTTCAGAGTGATAACGATGTCAAGACAAACACCGTACTTGATATGTTGCGCAAGGTTCCGATGGTAACTGTGGACGGACAGGATAATATTACTGTCAATGGACAAGGTTCCTTCAAGGTCTATGTGGACGGAAAACCTAACGTAATGTTCTCTTCTAATCCCTCACAGATATTCAAAGCAATGCCTGCTTCGGCTGTGAAATCTATCGAAGTAGTCACAAACCCTGGTGCAAAATATGATGCAGAGGGTGTCGGTGGTGTGCTGAATATCATCATGAACACTGGTGATGGAAAGAGTAAGGCAAAGATGAACGGATATAATGGCAGTGTAGCTCTTACCTTAGGCAACAATGGTTCTCGCACCACAACCTTCTTTAGTGGACAGCAGGGAAAGCTCACCTACAGTGCCAATGTCATGGGAGCGAAATTCAAGTCAAACGGAACAGAAACCGAAATGCGCCGTACTTCTTCTGATGGGTCACGTATGGACTATTGGCAAAAGGGCAATACAAAAATCAATTTTACGATGGCTAACATCAGTTTAGGCTATGAACTCGATTCGGTGAGTAATATTGGTGCTACGTTCGGGTTGACTGGTCACACGATGAAAAACGATGGTCATCCTACGACAACCTTCTCAGGTGGAGCCTATGGAACTGGTTTCACGTATGGCAATGAGATGACAATGGAGAATAAAAACATGTCGTTTAACGGTAGTGTTGACTATCAACGCTTCTTTAATAAGGCACGTACAAGTAGTCTGACATTGAGTTATCTCTTCACAACCTCACCTGCAGAAAACAACAATCGACGCATTTATGACGCCTTACCAGCAGGTGTGTCGATCCCTTTAACAGACCTTTATTCGGCTGCAAAGATGCGTGGAACAGAGCATACTGTGCAGGTTGACTTCACGACTCCATTAGGAAAAGGACAGACATTGAGTACTGGTTTGAAGTTTATTTCTCATCGCAACTCGTCTGACTCTAAGTTCTATGACATTACAGGTGGTACAGAGGTTTATAATGCAGCTAACAGTGTGAACTATAAGAACACGCAGAGTATCTTGGCAGAGTATGCTGAGTACAGTGCGACAATGGGTAAGTTGGGTGCAAAGGCAGGTCTGCGTTATGAACATACGTGGGAGAAGGTGAACTTTATTGTTGGTTCTGGTGCCGACTTTAAGAAGAATTATGGAAGTCTTGTTCCCTCTGCCAGCCTCAGTTATAACATCTCTGGCGGTGTCAACTTAGGCTTGAATTACAACATGCGCATCAGCCGTCCGGGTATTAGTTACCTCAACCCATATATCGATCGTTCTAATCCAACAGTCTTGAGCTATGGTAATCCGAACCTATCGGTTGAGAAGAGCCACAACGTTAGCTTAGTATTCAATTACTTTACACCAAAGTTTATGATGAACATGACACTTGGTGAAGCTTTTGCCAACAACCAAATTGAGCAGTATTCATTCATGAACGGAACCGTATTAAATACTACCTACGGCAATATTGTACGTAGTCGTTGGACCAACTTTACTACCTTTATGAACTATGCTGTCACCCCTAAGACACGTATCATGCTCAATGGAGGAGTTGACTATGGAGATATTCGTTCAGAGAAGTTGGGCGAATACAACCATGGCTGGCAAGCAAGCGCATTCTTAGGAGTACAACAAACCTTCCCATGGAAGATAAATTGGAGTGTGTTTATGGGTGGACTGACAAAGAAATACTTATTGCAGGGATATAATGGAGGTTTTAATATGTTCACATCAACCCTTTCAAAGAGTTTCATCAAGGACAAACTCAACCTCAGTTTGATGTATTTCGTTCCGCTGACAGGCAAGATGCACATCAAGCAATACAGCCATGGTGCTAACTTCGAGAACCACATGAACATCACGATACCAGCACAGCAGGTGGCATTAACCATCACTTGGAATTTTGGAAATACTAAGAAGCAGTTCCAAACACATGAGAGTAAGATTTCAAATGACTTCCAAGAGAAGAAGAACGACCAACAAATGAATGGTGTTGGAATGGGTGCTGGTACTGGTATGTAG